TCGGCAAGCAGACCTTTTGGTATATCTTCGAGTGACAATTCAAGCGGCTTCATGCGGCTCAAGGAATAGACGACGATGCCCATATCAATGCCCGATGTCCTTATCCTCTCTTCGTCTAGCACTCTTTCCAGTAGAGTTTCTAGAGGTTCGGAGTCTATTCCCCGAGAATCTATTACCTCTTTGGCGAGCGACAGGGCTTCGAAAAGCTTCCATTCGGTGAAGCCCTTCTTCAAAAGTTCAGATGTCTTTTCAGATATGTTGAAGATGGTACCAACCTCTAGCTCCAGCCAGAACTGTAAAGCCATTTCGTACTCCCGGCTGGCCACAGCGGCGGCGTTTATCGCACCGGCCGAACTGCCGAAGACTCCATCGATCTCCACTCCGAGCTGGATCAAAGCCTTCCAGACTCCCATCTGGTAAATACTGCGAACCCCTCCCCCGGAGAGCACCAGTGCAAGCGAAGCCGAAAGGTATCCATGAAAGAGAATTGCCTGACAGAGTAGGATAATAAAAACAATCTTCATGTCAATCTCCGCGACATTTCGCACTAGACGAGGTTATGTTGAAACAGAAAAACACATGTGTTTTATTATTATCAGTCGATATATTCACTCAAAGGTTCTCCTTTAACATATTCACGAGAGTTTCCAGGACCTTCACTCTGGCGTATCTCTTGTCGTTCGACTCAACTACGGTCCACGGAGCGTACGAAGTACTCGTACGAACCAGCATCTCCTCAATCGCCGGTTTGTAAATATTCCATTTTTCACGGTTTCTCCAGTCCTCGGGAGTAATTTTCCACTGCTTCACGGGATCGTTTTCCCTCGTCTGGAATCTCTTCAGTTGTTCTTCGAGGTCTATGTGCAGCCAGAATTTGGCCAGAACGGTTCCATGATCGTGGAGCTGTTCCTCCATATCGTTTATTTCGCGATAAGCTCTGGCCCATTCAGCTTCACTGGCGAAACCTTCGACTCTTTCGACAAGAACGCGGCCGTACCAGCTACGGTCGAAGATAGCGATATGTCCGTCTTTTGGCATATTGGTCCAGAATCTCCAGAGATAATGGTACGACTTCTCGGCATCGTTCGGCGCACTGATTGGTATCACCTCGTAACCGCGGGGATCGAGTTTAGCGGTTAAACGCCTAATATTTCCACCCTTTCCAGCGGCGTCCATGCCCTCATAAACGACTACCAGTGCCCTCCTCTTTTTGTACAGAATATGCTGATACTCTCTCAGTTTTTTCTGTACCTCGGCCAATCTCTTCTCGTAAAGATCCTCCTCCATACTCTTGGAAAGGTCTAGAGAATCTATGACAGATGTGTTGCCAGACCAGGGGTTGACAGTTCCGTTCACACTGTCATGTCTTTCAAGTGCCTTTTCAATGCAGTTCACGACGGTGTTCATTATCTGTACGGCGGCAAGCCTTTCATCGGTTGAGGGTATTATGTACCAGGGTGCGATATCCGTGTCGCTAGCCTGCAGGATCCTCTCGATGAACGACTTCACAGATTCGTAGTTCTTGTTCTGACGGAAATCTCTTTTCTTCACCCGCCAGGAAGTCGATGGATTCGAATCCAGTTTCTCGAGTCTTCTTTTCTGTTCTTTTCGGTCTATGTGCAGAAAAAACTTGATGATTACGGCGCCGGAATCGGTGAGAAGTCTTTCCAGTGAGTTGAAGGTTTTCAAATACGACAGAAACTCTCTCTCTCCAATCGCCTTTTCTTCGTCCAGTAGAACCTTGTACCAGCTTCTATCGAAAATAGTTATGCGTCCACAGGAGGGAAACCGATTCCAGAAAGGCCAGAGATATGGGTGAAATCTGTCGTTTTCGTCTGTGCCGGCCATGGGAAAGACTTTGAAACCTCTGGGGTCCAATGGCATTATGAGATTGTTTATCGCCGTGCCTTTTCCCGACGCCTCCCAACCTTCAAAGAGTATAACCACCGGAATCGATCTCTCTTTGAGTTTTCGCTGGAGAAAGCCGAGAATCGGTTCCAGAGACTCCAGAGCCGAGGAGTATTCCTTACCAGATAGTTTTGCTTCCAGGTCGATTTTATCGAGCATCAATACTTCTCCGAAGAGAACTTCATTTCGTAGGCCTCGTGCTCGGGATTGGCTACCATCATATCTGTAAAGTCGCTTAGTAGTTCCTTGAAGACGCCTGTTTTCATGAACTCGTCGGCATATCTTTTATCTTCCCACATGCCTACGGCCAAAGCCTTTCCACCGTTCGCGGTCATGATAAAGGCACGGATGAAACCCTCGCGTCCGGTAGCCCTTTCGAGGACCGCTTCTTTCCATATCCTGCAGGCCCTCTCGAGAGATTCTTCACGAAAGTGGTACCTCATTACGGCAACGTACATCTCTCTCACCTCCCTTTTCAATTTTACAGTCTCTTTCGCCCGGCGTAGAGAGACGGGGAGAGTGTAGAAAGCTCAATTTTGGTAGATATTGTCTATGTGGACGACGACCTTCGCACAGTCATGCCCAAGTATTGACGACAGTTTGTCGCTTCTTGTTCCTTTGATTCTATCGACTTCGAAGGAACTGAAGTTGCTTATCCCACGCGCGATTTCCTCACCTTCAAAGGAGAGTATCCTGACTACCTCTCCCTGAGAGAACTCGCCTTCGACTCTCTCGACACCGACCGCCAGAAGACTCTTACCCCTTTTCAAGGCGGTAATGGCACCTCTGTTTATTATAAGCGAACCTCCAGGAGTTGATAGAAAACCTATCCAGATTTTTCTGGCCCCGGGCGACGAATCGATCGGTTCGAAAACCGTGCCGGTTTCGATTCCATGAATGAACTTCCCGATGTTCGATAGCTCGCGGCCATTGCAGATGCAGCATTTGATACCTGATGCCGAAGCCCCTCTTGCTGCGCGAATCTTGGTGCCTATCCCTCCGGTTCCCCAGCTACTACCGGACATACTCTTGATCTTGCTGGCCGAATCGAAAACGCGCATAACCTTTCCCTCTTCGTTGTAGATGCCATCGACTGTGGACATGAGTATTAAATAGTCGGCCTTCCAGCCCATCGCAAACATGGCCGCCAGTATGTCGTTATCGCCGAACATGATTTCTTCGGTTGAGGTAGTGTCGTTCTCGTTCACTATGGGTATGACTCCCATTTCTAGAAGACCTATTAGTGTGTTTCTCAGGTTGAGAAAGCGCTTCCTGTGGCCGAAATCGTCTCGGTTGACGAGTATCTGTGCGACCTTTTCTCCGTAGAGATCGAAAACAGTTTCGTACAGCTTCATCAGTTGAACCTGCCCGGCCGCGCACAGTGCCTGTTTCAGGTACAGATCGTGTTCGGCGCTTCTACCGCTTAAGTATCCAAAACCGGCAGCCTTAGCACCGGACGAGACCAGAACCACTTCGTTTTCGAGAGATTTGAGATTGGCTATCTCCCGCGCTAGCTCGGCTATGTAACGTCTGTCGAGCTCTCCGCTCTTTTTCACTAGCAAATTCGAACCAACTTTAAGCACTATTCTGGACATTATTCTCTCACCTGGTAATCGCCCATCACGGTGTACTTGTAGCTCGTGAGTTCTCTTAAGCCGAAGGGTCCACGGGCGTGGAGTTTTTGAGTACTTATGCCTATCTCGCTTCCGAAACCGAACTCACCACCGTCCGTGAATCGTGTAGAAGCGTTCACGTAAACCGCGGCAGAATCGACGGCCTTCAAAAAGTACCTGGCGTTCGAGTAGTCTTCGGTCAGTATAGACTCCGAGTGATGGGATGAATATCTCTCTATGTGTTCGATTGCCTCTTTAACATCGTTTACAACCTTTACGGCCAGGATGAGGTCGAGGAATTCGGTCTCGTAGTCTTCTTCGGTAGCCGGGATCATTTCCGCGAACTGCCTCGACCTTTCACAACCGCGGAGTTCGACATTCTTTCTTGAGAGAGTTTCTTTCATCATCGGGAGAAACTTCCCGGCGATCTTCTCGTGCACAAGAACCGTTTCAACGGCGTTGCACGTTCCCGGTCTCTGTGTTTTTGCGTTGTCAATGATCGCTACGGCCTTGGATAGGTCGGCATTATAGTCCACGAATATATGGCAGTTTCCCGTCCCGGTTTCGATTACCGGTACTGTTGAGTTGTTGACCACGAACTGTATCAGACTGCTACCCCCTCTGGGTATTATCAGCGACAGATATTCCCTCATTTTCAACATCTCCATAACACAATCTCTGGATATATCCTCTATCAACTCTACACATCCGCCGGGTAGGCCGACCGTCTTCAGAGCACGTTTTATAGCTTGCACTATCGCCCTGTTGGAGTTTATCGCGTCGCTGCCACCCTTCAGAAGTACTGAATTTCCGGATTTTAAGGCCAGTATCGAGGCATCGACTGTAACGTTTGGGCGCGATTCGTATATCATACCTATGGCACCGATAGGAACCCTCTCTCTGGATATTCTCAGACCGTCTTTTTGGACCCAGGTGGTTTCTATCTCGCCAACGGGATCGGGTAATGCCGCCACGTCATGACAGGCCTGTATCATACCGTCTATCCTTTTTTCGGTGAGCGCGAGTCTGTCAATCAGCGATTCCTTGATTTCTCTGTTTCTGGCCTGTAAAACATCCAGAGAGTTCGCGTCGAGTATCTCACCGCGGTTCATGTCTATAGAATCGGCTATTGCCTTCAAAGCCTGGTTCTTAACGGTGGTGCTCGCCAGCCTCAGAAATCTGTAAGCCTCCCTGACTTTCACTCCTTTTTCCGTTAGGTCCGTCATTTCTTCCCCTCCAGTTCAGCGTTGATCTCTTTCGCCCTCAGATAGGTGTCGAAGAGAGCCTTCATTATAGTTCCCCTGAGTCCTTCTCTTTCCAGTGAATAAATCCCCTCTATCGTGGTGCCTCCGGGTGAGGTGACGAGGTGTCTGAATTCGCCAGGATGGTTACCCTTTTCTTTGAGAAGCTCGACCGATCCACCCAGGGTACCGAGTATGAGTTCCCTTGAAACCTCGTAGGAGAGACCCATCTTCAATCCCACGTCTATGAGCGATTCGACGATTACAAATACAAAGGCCGGACCGCTCCCGCTGAGAGCGGTAACGGCCGCCAGGTCCTTTTCTCTGACCTCGACTATATCTCCCATCGTCAGAAGTATTCTTTTTACCTCTCGGCGCTCGTCTTCGTTGAAGCCCTCCGAAAACACCAGACCAGTCACTCCTCTGCCGATAGCGCTCGGAACGTTCGGCATGATTCTAGCGATCTTTTTTATGGAAGTGTTAAAGGCTATTGTATCTATCTGAATACCAGTTATGGTGCTTATTATTATAGGACTGTGCTGTCTGCCGTTCTTTATCTGGGCGAAGAGCTCCATACAGTCCTGCGGTTTCACCGAAAGGATCACATGTGTGCAGTTTTTGAATATCTCTGAAGGTTCGGAAGCGACGACTACCTTTGTGGAATCGGAAGTCAAACCGGACAACTTCTCCGGGTATCTATCCAGTAGGTACAGGGCTTCCAGCCCTTCGAATTTGCTCAGCAATCTATGGGCAAAGATTCCTCCTATATTTCCTACACCGATTATTCCTATCTTCATTTTCCCCCTCCTGAATTTTCAGTTGAATGTCTTTCCACTATAGAAGCAAAATTTGAGAATATCTTTAGCGAATCCATCTCCGATCCGAGGTCGATCTCTTCGGGGTGAAACTGTATTCCGTACTTCAGGTTATCTTTCGAGGCTATCGCTTGAATGAAAGTTGAATCGTTCCTGGCGATGATGGAGTAACCATGCGGGACATAAGGCAGGGCATAGTTGTGTCGTTGACATACTTCAAGAGGTGACTTCATGCCCTTGAAAAGGTCGTTTCCGCCATCAAGCCACACCCTCGAGAGCCCCAGCTCCTTCGAGACCACCAGAGAAACTCCTGCAAGCCTCGCCAGTATCTGCATACCTAGGCAGATACCCAGGATAGGTTTGTTGAAATTCCTTAAATAGCTCGCTCCGTATAAATCACTTTTTTCTTCGAAATAATTCTTCATCGTAAATCCGCCCGAGATAATTAATCCATCACAGCAAGAAGCATCCTGCGGAAATCCCTCTCGAAAGGTTCTCCATGTCCGGTAGAGCACCCCCATCTTTTCAAGCGCAAATTCTAATGGAGAGAGTGTCCTGTCGAAATCACTGTCGTTTAGAAGAACACAGATCATCTCGCAAGACCTCCTGTGTTTTGCGCTTATTATATCACCAGCTATTTTCGTTAAGGTTCAGAGAGTTTGCAACGTAAAGACGAATGGACGGATTTTTGCCATCGAAATCTACAATGTTGGGATGTTACCCGTTGATTAAATCAGCCCGAAAAGCGAAACTCAATGTCGTTCAAACCTACAATTTTATATTCTCTTACCCATTAGACTGTTGAAGATATAGACCTCTCCGCCAGTCTTTGTGGTTATAGTTTTGTACGCTATCTCGTGGTATGCGGTTATTCTTCTGACCGTTCGTGTGCTCGATCTCATGGCAATGGAGTCGGTTATGGCTTTACTGTGGGTGAAGCGGACACCTTTAAGGAAAGAGCCGTCGGTTATGCCTGTTGCGCTGAAAATAACCTCTTCGCCCTTTATCAGATCTTGTGTCCAGTAGACATTGTTGATTTTGAAGTTGGATTTCTCCGTTTTTTCAATCTCTGCGCTGTCTCTGGGCCAGCATTTTACCTGTATTTCTCCTCCAAGGCACTGGAGCGCAGCCGCCGCGAGTACAGCCTCAGGCGAACCACCGATCCCCATATATATCTCAGTGCCACCATCGGGAAGGGCCGTGGCGATCGCCGCAGCTATATCGCCATCGTTTATGAGCTTTATTCTCGCTCCGACGTTCCTTATGGCTTCCACCAGTGGATAATTTCTCTCTCTCTCCAGCACCGTGACGGTAAGCTCGGACACTTTGACACCGAGAATCGCGGCCGCGATTTTGAGGTTCTCTCTCGGGCTTGCGTTTATGTCGAGACTCCCGGCAAGTTCTTCACCGACCGCGAGCTTATCGACGTAGTAAGTTGGAAGCGGGGCTATCTTGCCTCTTTCAGTCGCCGCTATCACACTCAAAGCGTTGGGTCGACCGTTGGCCACAAGTCTTGTGCCGTCAACTGGATCAACAGCGATAAGAACTTCGGGATCTTCCTCCCCCCATTTACCGACATGTTCCCCCGCAGCCAGCATTGGAGCATGATCCTTCTCTCCTTCACCGATCACGACTGTTCCGCGCATGTCGAGGAGATCGAGAATTCCCCGCATCGCGTCAACTGCCCTCTGATCAACGATCTCTTTGTCGCCCCGTCCAAGGTAAACGCTAGATAACAACGCCGCGGCTTCTGTTACTCTTACCATGTCAAGAGTGATCTCAGGTATCATTTTTTCACCTCCGATTCAATCATAGCATCACACATTCTCTTAGAGTGATTCTCAGCCTTCTCAAATATATCCCAATTATGGCATGATAAAATCGTAGAAAGTAACTGCGAAGGCTTGTTTTGTATCGTTGCTTTTGATACTGAAAATCTGAAGTATTTGAAAAGTATCGTTTCGGTTTGAGCCTAACGGTTTGTTTGGACCGCAGCTGTTGATGGAAGGGATTCGGTTATGAAGAACCCTTTCAAACCCTTTGAAGTCTAAGGATCGTTTTTCCATAAAGGAAGAGGAGGAGATGGAGATGAAGAAAGCGCTACTGTTACTTTTCATGATTTCTCTAGTCGTTTTGGCAATGGCTATGACCGAAGAGTTGCCGGAAATGGTATTTGTCAGTGGGGGGAACATCATTTACGTTGGAGGTACTCATATTACTGAAGATTCAACGATATGCGCAGTAAATCTTCAGATTCCATTCATTGAAGGGCTTACCAGACCAGGTTTCGAATCCTATATCAACTCTCTGATAAAATCCGAAGTCGAGCAATACAGCAAAGAGATCCAAAAGATGGCAGCAGACGCCTATGAAGCGTCCAAAGAAGATGAATGGCCCTTCAGAACTTTCGATGTCTATGTGGTCTATACTGCTTACTTGAGTAACGGCATTCTCAGCATAGATATGATCTTCAGCGAATTCACTGGAGGAGCCCACCCCAATGCGGCCAGGCGGACGTACAATATCGACATAAGTGGGAACCATTTAGTTTCATTGAAAAGCCTCTTTCCTTCCGAGGATTTCGAGAACAAACTGAACGAGTTGCTTTTTAGCAAGATAAAAGAAAGAGAAGATCTGTGGCCAGCGGAATTCAAGGGCGTTCAACCGGACCAGGGCTTTTACCTGAATGCGGGAAGGCTGTATATATACTTCCAGCCTTATGAGATAGGCCCCTGGGCTTCAGGTATGCCCGAGTTCAGTTTTCTCCTTACTGACCTGATGTAAGAACTGGATTAAAGGCTTTTCCGGGATTCTCTATAACCGGCGCTGAAAAGCGTCGCTGATGTAATTTTACGGTCTACCTCGTTGACACTCTCTGGTATTGATGGTAAAGTTTTATTGCCAGCCGAGGTGGTGGAACTGGCAGACGCGGCGGACTCAAAATCCGCTGGGGTTGAGAGCCCCGTGCGGGTTCGATTCCCGCCCTCGGCACCAGAGGAAGGCTAAGCCTTCCTCATTTTTATGGAGGTGTTCTTCTTGAGATTTCTGGACTTCGATCTACAGGACAGAGATCTGGATTCAGCGGCATCTGAGTTGCTTGATGGAGTAAAGTCCGGCAAGAAGTACTTCGTTCTCACATTGAATGCGCTGATAGTTTATGAGTATCTCCGTAACCGGGATTATCATGAGGCACTTGAGAGAGTAAATTACGTGGTTCCCGATGGAAGCGGAGTTTTAAAAGCCATAAAATTACTCAATAAAAGGAAAGTTGGCAGGGTTCCCGGTATAGACCTGATGCTCACTATCTGCAAACTGGCTTCCATGGGAAACAAGAGAATCTATCTTCTTGGTTCTAAAACCGATACAGTAACAAAAACCATTAAAAATTTAAAAGAAAGATATCCCGGTCTTAATATAGCAGGCTATCACAACGGTTTCTTTGATGAAAGTGAAAGTGATACAATCGTTTCAGAAATAAACAATTCACGTGCGGATATACTGTTCGTTGGAATGGGTGTACCTAAACAGGAATTATGGATCACGGAAAATCTGGACAGATTGAATGTCAAGGTTTTGATGGGTGTCGGTGGCTCCTTCGATGTCATTTCGGGAAACTTGAAGAGAGCTCCCGCCTGGATGCAGAGGTTAGGTCTTGAGTGGTTTTATAGAACCATTCAAGAACCCAGAAAACGCTTGAGATTGATACCCAAACTTGTCAAGTTTGAACTTCATATTCTTAAGTCTTATCTTTGTTTGAGAAGAGGTGGTTCCGGATGATCGTTACCAACGTACTGGCCTTCACGAACGATTTCGCGAATCCTCTTGTGGATGACGCGCTGGTCAGATTCGAGAATGGAGAGATTACCTACGTCGGTCCTAGAAGGGAGTACAGCATTCAGGAAGATGAAGAAGTTGTGGACGGAGAGAAAGGACTCCTGCTTCCGGCTTTTTGCAACGCTCACCTGAGCATTTATTCTAGTGTTTCATCGTACCCTCTCAAAATTATAAAGGGCTATGAGAATGGAGCCGGTTATTTCAACAATCTGCTTAAGTCAGGATACTCCAAAACCAACGAGAAGATCGCAAAAGTATCGGCCGAATTAGCAGTGTTAAAGGCTTTGAAGAGCGGCACTGTCTCATTCAGTGGCCCCATTTTCGATTGTCCAGAAGTGGATGCGGAGTTTTACAGAGAACTCGCACGGAGGTACGGAGTTAACATCGCGGTCGGCCCGGTAGTGGTAAAAGAATCGATCGAATCCATTATCGAGCGATGGCATGAAGTACCCCGTGATAGCAATTTCTGTCCTCTCATATATGTAAGCGAACTGGCGACCTACGACGAAGAAGACCTGATCAAGCTACGCGACCTCTATTCTAAGGGTATAAACTTGAACCTCTTTATATTCGACATGAAGCAAGAGAACGATCTGTGCCTTTCAAGATGGGGCGAAAGCCTTATAGAGAGATTGCTGAAGAATGGCATTCTCGTTCCCGAATGCGGCATTATTTATGGAGGAAACCTGAGTGAAACCGATATGGATATAATCTCGAACAGAAGGATATTCGTTACCAAATCCATACGTTCCGAGATGTACGCCGGAACCTTTCAACCTAATATCGCTGACCTTTTGGGGAGAGGAATGCACGTCTCTATAGGAACAGGTTTCATGGGAACGGAACTCATAGAGGAGGCCAGGGAGATAGTGCTTTCGGAAAGATATCACAAGCACTATGATAACGTTGTAATCGACTACGAAATACGGAAAACGCTTTACGATAATAATTATAAACTGGCACAGCGTTTCTTCGGAAAACGTACGGGGGTAATAAAAGAGGGCTATTCGGCCGACCTCCTTCTGGCCAAACCGGTACTGGATTTTGAAAGACTTGACCCCGAACTGCCCACAGTTCTACAACTGATCTTGAAAACCTCCTGTGAATCTAATTATGAAAAAGTCTGGAATACCGGAGAATTGATACTCGACAAGGGCTTCCCCCAGAGGATATCCAGGAAGGAGCTTAAAGACCTTTCCAGGGATATCAAAAACCTGGAATTGTAACCTGACCGGACTTTTTATATATATCGATCGCATGCCTTATTGCAGAGGCACGCTTTTCACCTATACCATCGACATCCTTCAATTCGTCCTCCGTGCTTTCGAGGAGGTTAAATAGCGTTCCGAACTCCCTTCCCAGATTTATGGCCACATGAAGCGGGATTCGCGGAATATGCCTCGCGAAACGGATACCCCTGGAACGTATAAAATACTCCACTGCCTGAGATGCCGTAGTGATATCGTACCCCAGGATTCTGAGAATTGAACCGAAACTGTTGATCTCTTTCTCGGTCAGTCCGTTGAGCCTGGTAAGAATCTCTTCAAGCTCTTCAGGTTCAACCAATTCATCGCTGAAATCCAGCACCAGGTTCTCTATCTCCTCACCAACATTGACCAACATCTCGGTGATCTGCATCTGGGGAAACCTTCCGTGATTTCCAAGTTCGGCGATTGTTATCTCCGCTTCCTGACCTATCATCATTACCATGAGCCCTTTCTGTATTGTTTTCACCACATCGAATAGAGTGAGAGAGCCGGCCCTTTCCATGAACTCCATTCCTGTCAGAGCCTCTATAAAAGCCTCTTTGTATTTCTCAGCCGTTCTTATCGTTTGGGTTATTTTTGAAGTGAGAGTCTCAACGTTGTTCAACGTATATACATAGTCACCGAAGAAAATAGTCATCGTATTACGCCTCTTGGAAACGGCAACGAGCATCTTTCCCGTCTCTTTTGCCATTCTCTCTGCGGCCCGGTGTCTCATACCGGTCTGGTTGGTGCTTATGTTATGGTCTGGAATCAACTGTACGTTGGCACCTATGATCGTCGAAAGGTCTTCGGTCACAACGATAGCGCCGTCCATCTTGGCCAGTTCGTATAATTTGTTTGCGTTGAAGGAGCAGTTCAAAAGGAAGCCGATCTGCATCAAGTTGCTATATTTCTTGTAATCATCCACAAAAAAGATCAGTCCGCCGATGCTGGCATCCTGGATGTCGTCGAGGGCGTGCCTGAGGGGAGTTCCCGGGGCAATGATCTTCAATTTCTCAATAAACTCACTTCTCTCCACTTTTTATCCCTCCAATGAGCCTCAAAAGTTGCTTCACGTCTTTTATACCATTCTTGCCCTCGGGAGAAATCACTTCATTGAAGGGCGAGTTTTTCACCCGATCCAGTCTCCGTTCCGCGGAAGACACTGAGCGAACCGTACCGTCCAGTCCCAGTTCGCCGAAAACGGCGAAATTATCTGGAATTGCCGTATCTGTGAACGAAGATATGAGAGCGGTTGCGACCGCTAGATCCACCCCGGTATCCTCTATCTGCAGACCACCGGCAACGTTGACATACAGGTCGAGACTGTCGAGTGGTATGTTAGCCCTCTTGGTGAGAACGGCCGCCACCAAAAGAACTCTCTCGAGAGGTACACCGGTGGAAAGCCTTCGCGGGGTTCCGTAGATAGGCCTGGATACAAGGGCCTGGATCTCCACCAGAAAAGCCCTCGATCCCTCGGAGATCACTGCTATTATATTCCCCGGTGAACTGACGAAATCTTCGACGAAAACGCTACTTATATCGGCGATCTCCTTGAGGCCGGAGGAGGTCATTTCGAAGACGGCTATCTCGTCGGATGGGCCGAAGCGGTTTTTCACGGTTCTCAGGAAGCGGTAACCAGTTTTACTGGCTTCGAAATACAGTACCGTGTCGACCAGGTGCTCTATCAACTTGGGTCCGGCAATCTGTCCGCCCTTGGTCACGTGAGAAACGATAAAAACCGGTATTTCTGAACTCTTGGCGCTCGACACCAGGGCATTTGCGCACTCTCTAACCTGCACTATCGAACCTGGCAGGGAGGGAACGTCTGATAACTTGAGTGTTTGGAGAGAGTCGAATACCATGAGTGCATACCTGGAAATATCGCCAGTTCTGATGAAGGTGATATCGTTTGCCGACATAATATGGATGTTTCCTGTGTTCGCCAGGCCAAGTCTGTCGGCTCTCATTTTCAACTGTCGGGGCGATTCTTCACCCGAAACGTAGAGAACCTGGCTGTCTCTGGCTATATAGTTGGAGAGCTGAAGCATGAAGGTAGATTTTCCGATTCCCGGTTCCCCGCTTATTAGAACTGCGCTTCCGGGAACGATCCCACCTCCGATGGACCTGTCGAACTCCTCCATCCCGCTTTTTAAACGAGGCGATTCTTCGATGCTTACATCCGAAAGAGGTTTTATGTCTACCTGCCGCGTCTCTTGAGAGATTCTGTTATCGGTGTGATTGAAGGTCACCGCTGTGTTCCACTCTCCACAAGAGGGGCATTTCCCGAACCAGGCCGGTGATTCGTAGCCGCAGGCATCACAGACATAACTTTGCTTTTTCTTCATAGACTTCTTGATAAAGCTCTCCTTTCTTCGAATATCTTCGATTTATTATAATACACAGGGGGCACAACGAATGTGCCCCCTTTTGAATTAATTAAACGTCAATAGCGATCTATCAGGTTGTAGCGCTGACTTCGGCTTTCTCATCTTTTTTTCTGGTGAAGACCAGCAGCTTGTTCTTCAACTCGATAGTGATCATGTCTCCCTCGTGGAATCTTCCGCGAAGTAGCTCCTCTGAGAGCGGATCTTCAACATACTTCTGTATAGCCCTCTTTAAAGGTCTCGCACCGTACACGGGATTGAACCCTTCCTCAACGAGAAAGTCTTGAGCCTTTTCACTCAACACCAGTTCAAGATGCTTCTCTTTCAGGCGTTTGCGCATATCTCTCATCAGGATATCTATAATCACCTTTATCTGTTCTTTTGTCAATTGATGGAACACGACGATTTCATCGAGCCTGTTGAGAAACTCCGGTCTAAAAGTCTTCTTGACCTCTTCCAGGACTGATGTCTTCATCGATTCGTACTCCCTGTCCTGGCGGGTGGATTCCACAAAACCGATCGAGGTCTTGGTCTTGTTGATGAATTCGCCTCCCAGGTTGCTGGTCATTATTACTATGGTGTTCCTGAAATCTACCTGCCTTCCCTGTGAATCGGTGAGCCGTCCGTCGTCCATGATCTGAAGAAGGATATTGAATATG
This portion of the Mesotoga infera genome encodes:
- the proC gene encoding pyrroline-5-carboxylate reductase; translated protein: MKIGIIGVGNIGGIFAHRLLSKFEGLEALYLLDRYPEKLSGLTSDSTKVVVASEPSEIFKNCTHVILSVKPQDCMELFAQIKNGRQHSPIIISTITGIQIDTIAFNTSIKKIARIMPNVPSAIGRGVTGLVFSEGFNEDERREVKRILLTMGDIVEVREKDLAAVTALSGSGPAFVFVIVESLIDVGLKMGLSYEVSRELILGTLGGSVELLKEKGNHPGEFRHLVTSPGGTTIEGIYSLEREGLRGTIMKALFDTYLRAKEINAELEGKK
- the glpX gene encoding class II fructose-bisphosphatase — translated: MIPEITLDMVRVTEAAALLSSVYLGRGDKEIVDQRAVDAMRGILDLLDMRGTVVIGEGEKDHAPMLAAGEHVGKWGEEDPEVLIAVDPVDGTRLVANGRPNALSVIAATERGKIAPLPTYYVDKLAVGEELAGSLDINASPRENLKIAAAILGVKVSELTVTVLERERNYPLVEAIRNVGARIKLINDGDIAAAIATALPDGGTEIYMGIGGSPEAVLAAAALQCLGGEIQVKCWPRDSAEIEKTEKSNFKINNVYWTQDLIKGEEVIFSATGITDGSFLKGVRFTHSKAITDSIAMRSSTRTVRRITAYHEIAYKTITTKTGGEVYIFNSLMGKRI
- a CDS encoding glutamate-5-semialdehyde dehydrogenase, producing the protein MTDLTEKGVKVREAYRFLRLASTTVKNQALKAIADSIDMNRGEILDANSLDVLQARNREIKESLIDRLALTEKRIDGMIQACHDVAALPDPVGEIETTWVQKDGLRISRERVPIGAIGMIYESRPNVTVDASILALKSGNSVLLKGGSDAINSNRAIVQAIKRALKTVGLPGGCVELIEDISRDCVMEMLKMREYLSLIIPRGGSSLIQFVVNNSTVPVIETGTGNCHIFVDYNADLSKAVAIIDNAKTQRPGTCNAVETVLVHEKIAGKFLPMMKETLSRKNVELRGCERSRQFAEMIPATEEDYETEFLDLILAVKVVNDVKEAIEHIERYSSHHSESILTEDYSNARYFLKAVDSAAVYVNASTRFTDGGEFGFGSEIGISTQKLHARGPFGLRELTSYKYTVMGDYQVRE
- the proB gene encoding glutamate 5-kinase, with the protein product MSRIVLKVGSNLLVKKSGELDRRYIAELAREIANLKSLENEVVLVSSGAKAAGFGYLSGRSAEHDLYLKQALCAAGQVQLMKLYETVFDLYGEKVAQILVNRDDFGHRKRFLNLRNTLIGLLEMGVIPIVNENDTTSTEEIMFGDNDILAAMFAMGWKADYLILMSTVDGIYNEEGKVMRVFDSASKIKSMSGSSWGTGGIGTKIRAARGASASGIKCCICNGRELSNIGKFIHGIETGTVFEPIDSSPGARKIWIGFLSTPGGSLIINRGAITALKRGKSLLAVGVERVEGEFSQGEVVRILSFEGEEIARGISNFSSFEVDRIKGTRSDKLSSILGHDCAKVVVHIDNIYQN
- the pap gene encoding polyphosphate:AMP phosphotransferase, with the translated sequence MLDKIDLEAKLSGKEYSSALESLEPILGFLQRKLKERSIPVVILFEGWEASGKGTAINNLIMPLDPRGFKVFPMAGTDENDRFHPYLWPFWNRFPSCGRITIFDRSWYKVLLDEEKAIGEREFLSYLKTFNSLERLLTDSGAVIIKFFLHIDRKEQKRRLEKLDSNPSTSWRVKKRDFRQNKNYESVKSFIERILQASDTDIAPWYIIPSTDERLAAVQIMNTVVNCIEKALERHDSVNGTVNPWSGNTSVIDSLDLSKSMEEDLYEKRLAEVQKKLREYQHILYKKRRALVVVYEGMDAAGKGGNIRRLTAKLDPRGYEVIPISAPNDAEKSYHYLWRFWTNMPKDGHIAIFDRSWYGRVLVERVEGFASEAEWARAYREINDMEEQLHDHGTVLAKFWLHIDLEEQLKRFQTRENDPVKQWKITPEDWRNREKWNIYKPAIEEMLVRTSTSYAPWTVVESNDKRYARVKVLETLVNMLKENL
- a CDS encoding type 1 glutamine amidotransferase, translated to MICVLLNDSDFDRTLSPLEFALEKMGVLYRTWRTFREGFPQDASCCDGLIISGGFTMKNYFEEKSDLYGASYLRNFNKPILGICLGMQILARLAGVSLVVSKELGLSRVWLDGGNDLFKGMKSPLEVCQRHNYALPYVPHGYSIIARNDSTFIQAIASKDNLKYGIQFHPEEIDLGSEMDSLKIFSNFASIVERHSTENSGGGK